The genomic interval AAGATCCTTTACAAGTAGACGAGCAGACAGCAAAAAATATTGAAGATGTTATCCCTAACTTATCAGTCTCGCATTGGTCTGTACGTCGCCTTGTTAGAGTTTGGCTGCTAATGCAAGTGAATCCGACAAACCAAAAACAATACACAGAACAAATACAAAGCCTATTCAATAACGCCGACATGAACGAGTTGGCAACACTATATGCTGCACTTCCGATTCTTGCTTATGCAGAACACTGGCGGAGTCAATGCGCTGAAGGTATTCGAAGTAACATAGGCGATGTGTTAGACGCGGTAATTATGGACAATCCCTACCCTGCTGACTATCTAGATGAAGATGCATGGAATCAACTGGTTCTTAAGGCATTCTTTACAGAAAAAGAAATCAGTCGGATTGTTGGCCTGAAGAAACGTGTCAATGAAAAGTTAGTTAAAGCATTACGAGATTATGCAGATGAACGACGTTCTGCAGA from Pedobacter indicus carries:
- a CDS encoding EboA domain-containing protein, with translation MYKYDFNRLSQLFFSLIQENVNETTLDWLEEKSEAVKGRDSFSKLPVAFSLIARKVKKDPLQVDEQTAKNIEDVIPNLSVSHWSVRRLVRVWLLMQVNPTNQKQYTEQIQSLFNNADMNELATLYAALPILAYAEHWRSQCAEGIRSNIGDVLDAVIMDNPYPADYLDEDAWNQLVLKAFFTEKEISRIVGLKKRVNEKLVKALRDYADERRSADREINPQLWEIVNLIQEKQTENKF